One genomic region from Nitrospira sp. encodes:
- a CDS encoding PAS domain S-box protein: protein MEPHDDPSARMTDPFAVDLMSARLAAIVESSDDAIISKDLNGVIKSWNRGAQRLFGYTAEDMIGQPVQRLIPPDRFDEEPRILERIRKGQRIDHYETVRQRKDGSLVHISLTVSPIKDGRGRIVGASKIARDITERKQAERHLAHLVDALPAAVFTTDAKGLVTHYNQAAVTLCGSRPTSDVALWHGSWRLIGPDGQPIMEQTCPLRQSLTGGCPPSGLEALIERPDGSLVPVTHHSTPLRQDSGELLGTVNMLVDLTERKDREHQLHAAASELEQRIAERTQELLSSQERLRALASELTLTEQRERRRLATELHDYLAQLVVASRLRLSQLIPRVKDHSVSTALAQVDTMLDQALTYTRSLVAELSPQILYQFGLAKSLLWLGEQMKQHNLRVSVTLGSAPFTVPDDQAVLLFQSVRELLFNIIKHAQTDHAALTVNVDERHELWICVEDEGSGFDLAELSKSGDTHGKFGLLSIRERMELLGGECELSSSPGVGTLAILHLPLLQAAADVSANPPPAFPSSSGALTEDQTKTVRVLLVDDHAMVRQGLRSILDSYTDLTVVGEAANGQDAVVMARSLRPDVVVMDVNLPLIDGVEATRLLCREHSSMAVIGISVRNDPQVKLAMTEAGAADFLPKESAAGQLYDIILRHCPVAS, encoded by the coding sequence ATGGAACCACACGACGACCCTTCAGCGCGGATGACGGATCCCTTTGCCGTCGATCTTATGTCGGCTCGCCTCGCCGCCATCGTCGAGTCGTCAGACGATGCGATTATCTCCAAGGATCTCAATGGCGTCATCAAGAGTTGGAACCGGGGAGCCCAGCGGCTCTTTGGATACACGGCGGAAGACATGATCGGACAGCCGGTCCAACGCCTGATTCCCCCCGATCGCTTCGATGAGGAACCCCGCATCCTGGAGAGGATCCGCAAGGGTCAACGGATCGACCACTATGAAACCGTGCGGCAACGCAAAGACGGATCGCTGGTCCACATTTCGCTGACCGTCTCGCCGATCAAGGACGGCAGGGGCCGCATCGTGGGCGCATCGAAGATCGCCCGGGATATCACCGAACGCAAGCAGGCGGAGCGGCACTTGGCGCATTTGGTTGACGCGCTTCCGGCGGCTGTCTTCACCACTGATGCGAAGGGATTGGTCACCCACTACAATCAAGCCGCCGTCACGCTCTGCGGCTCCCGGCCGACCTCGGATGTGGCATTGTGGCACGGCTCCTGGCGTCTCATCGGGCCCGACGGCCAACCAATCATGGAGCAGACCTGCCCGCTGCGGCAATCTCTGACGGGCGGCTGCCCACCGTCCGGTCTCGAAGCCCTGATCGAGCGGCCCGACGGATCGCTGGTGCCCGTGACCCATCACTCGACTCCCTTGCGCCAGGACTCCGGTGAATTGCTGGGGACCGTCAACATGCTGGTGGATCTCACGGAGCGCAAAGATAGGGAGCACCAACTGCATGCCGCTGCGAGCGAGCTGGAACAACGCATCGCCGAACGCACGCAGGAACTCCTATCTTCCCAGGAACGCTTGCGCGCCCTCGCGTCAGAACTCACGTTGACGGAACAACGCGAACGTCGCAGGCTCGCCACCGAACTCCATGATTATCTCGCCCAACTGGTGGTAGCCAGCCGGCTTCGGCTGTCGCAGCTCATTCCGCGTGTCAAGGACCATTCCGTGTCCACCGCCCTCGCGCAAGTGGATACGATGCTGGACCAAGCCCTCACCTATACCCGTTCCCTCGTCGCGGAATTGAGCCCCCAGATTCTCTATCAATTCGGCTTAGCGAAGTCCCTGCTCTGGCTGGGAGAGCAGATGAAGCAACACAATTTGCGGGTATCGGTCACGCTTGGCAGCGCGCCGTTCACGGTGCCGGACGACCAGGCCGTCCTGTTGTTTCAGTCCGTGCGCGAGCTGCTGTTCAATATCATCAAACATGCCCAGACCGACCATGCGGCACTGACGGTCAACGTCGACGAGCGTCATGAGCTGTGGATCTGCGTCGAAGATGAAGGCTCGGGATTTGATCTGGCCGAGCTCTCCAAGTCCGGAGACACCCATGGAAAGTTCGGCCTGCTGAGCATTCGGGAGCGGATGGAACTGCTGGGAGGCGAGTGCGAACTGTCGTCGTCGCCCGGCGTCGGAACCCTGGCCATTCTCCATCTCCCCCTCCTGCAGGCCGCGGCCGATGTCAGTGCGAATCCGCCGCCGGCGTTTCCCTCTTCGTCCGGAGCTCTGACCGAGGATCAGACCAAGACGGTCAGGGTCTTGCTGGTGGACGATCACGCGATGGTGCGCCAGGGACTGCGCAGCATTCTGGATAGCTACACAGACCTCACGGTTGTGGGCGAGGCGGCCAACGGACAGGATGCCGTGGTCATGGCTCGATCGCTCCGGCCCGATGTCGTGGTCATGGATGTGAACCTGCCCCTCATTGACGGCGTCGAAGCCACGCGGCTGCTATGCCGGGAGCATTCGTCCATGGCGGTGATCGGCATTTCCGTCCGCAACGACCCTCAAGTCAAATTGGCCATGACCGAAGCAGGCGCAGCCGACTTCCTGCCCAAAGAATCGGCCGCCGGCCAGCTCTACGATATCATTCTCCGCCATTGTCCCGTCGCATCCTGA